The Benincasa hispida cultivar B227 chromosome 11, ASM972705v1, whole genome shotgun sequence genome has a segment encoding these proteins:
- the LOC120091849 gene encoding DEAD-box ATP-dependent RNA helicase 47, mitochondrial: MNALVPGRLFLFAGESFPFHKLPQVCRSTLFHSGVFCLNKAELNHGPLTLASLGFKSEFQKTGKSKVNNKVTELDSPQDISKSRVKIVRNNEKKVVGARNLVETQMAPFAAKSFSELGLADSLIERLESEGFTVPTDIQSASIPTILKKHDVVIQSYTGSGKTLAYVLPILSEIGPFKNTVSSYNDDPGKKKEIEAVIVAPSRELGMQIVREVEKILGPANRKVVQQLVGGANRSRQEEALKKNKPAIVVGTPGRIAEISAAGKLHTHGCSFLILDEVDELLSFNFREDMHRILEHVGRRSGANSPGSENTQARRAERRLVMVSATVPFSVVRAAKSWGCDPLLVKANKVAPLESVPLSGPVNLRVPSSGSTLNSTLQSKTAIDTLPPSLKHYYCTSRLQHKVDVLRRCIHALDAKFVMVFMNHTKQLRDVVFKLKARGITAAELHGDLGKLARSTTLKSFKNGELRVLVTNELSARGLDIAECDLVVNLDLPTDSIHYAHRAGRTGRLGRMGTVVSICEEPEVFVVKKLQKQLGVPILACDFNEGKLVVNEGEKI; encoded by the coding sequence ATGAATGCTTTAGTACCAGGCAGGTTATTTCTGTTTGCTGGAGAGTCGTTTCCCTTCCATAAGTTACCGCAAGTTTGTCGATCGACTTTGTTTCACAGTGGTGTGTTTTGTCTTAACAAGGCTGAGCTGAACCATGGACCCCTTACTCTTGCCAGCCTTGGGTTCAAAAGTGAGTTTCAGAAGACAGGCAAGAGCAAAGTGAATAATAAAGTTACCGAGTTGGATTCTCCACAGGATATCTCGAAAAGTAGAGTAAAGATTGTACGGAACAATGAAAAGAAGGTTGTTGGAGCGAGAAATTTGGTAGAAACACAGATGGCTCCATTTGCTGCCAAGTCATTTTCTGAGCTTGGTCTGGCAGATTCATTGATAGAGAGGTTAGAGAGTGAAGGATTCACAGTTCCTACTGACATTCAATCTGCATCAATTCCCACCATTTTGAAAAAACATGATGTTGTCATTCAATCTTACACGGGTTCTGGGAAAACATTGGCATATGTTCTTCCCATCCTTTCAGAAATAGGTCCGTTTAAGAATACAGTTTCGAGTTACAATGATGATCCTGGAAAGAAAAAGGAGATAGAAGCAGTTATTGTAGCTCCATCAAGGGAGTTGGGAATGCAAATTGTGAGAGAGGTTGAGAAGATATTAGGACCTGCAAATCGAAAAGTAGTTCAGCAGCTTGTTGGAGGTGCGAACCGATCAAGACAGGAGGAAgctttaaagaaaaacaaacctGCCATTGTGGTTGGGACACCAGGAAGGATTGCAGAGATTAGTGCAGCAGGGAAGCTTCACACCCATGGTTGTAGCTTCTTGATCTTAGATGAGGTAGACGAACTACTTTCCTTTAATTTCCGGGAAGACATGCATCGTATATTGGAACATGTTGGAAGAAGATCAGGTGCCAATTCACCAGGATCAGAAAACACTCAAGCAAGAAGGGCAGAGCGACGGTTAGTCATGGTGTCTGCAACAGTGCCATTCTCCGTAGTAAGGGCAGCTAAAAGCTGGGGGTGTGACCCTCTTCTTGTCAAGGCCAACAAGGTTGCCCCCCTCGAATCAGTTCCTCTCTCGGGACCTGTTAATCTGAGAGTGCCTTCTTCTGGATCAACGTTGAATTCAACTTTGCAGAGTAAAACTGCCATTGACACTCTACCTCCCTCTTTAAAACACTACTATTGTACATCAAGGTTGCAGCATAAGGTTGATGTGTTAAGACGATGCATTCATGCACTTGATGCGAAATTCGTGATGGTTTTCATGAACCACACAAAGCAACTAAGGGACGTCGTCTTCAAGTTAAAGGCTCGTGGGATAACTGCGGCAGAGCTACATGGGGATCTGGGAAAACTTGCAAGATCAACTACGTTGAAAAGTTTCAAGAATGGTGAATTGAGAGTTTTAGTGACCAATGAATTATCAGCTAGGGGTTTGGACATTGCTGAATGCGATCTTGTAGTCAATCTGGATCTGCCTACAGATTCAATTCACTATGCACATCGAGCTGGCCGGACGGGTCGGCTCGGAAGGATGGGAACAGTGGTGAGTATTTGTGAGGAGCCAGAAGTGTTTGTGGTGAAGAAACTGCAGAAACAACTTGGTGTGCCCATTTTAGCCTGTGATTTTAACGAGGGAAAGCTTGTTGTGAATGAAGGAGAGAAAATATAG